The DNA window AACAGCAGATACACTCCTCCGCGGAACACGAAGCCGCCGGAAGCACGGTATTCGAAGCCGGGATTAATGAAGCCGCGGCACGCCGAGACCTCTTCTGCTATAAATATTTTTTTTAATGATGCCTTACCGAAAACGCCTCCGTATAAAAAGAGAGGTAGTTTGGCCAATGGGGAGTTAGTCAGATTTTGGCCGTAAGTGTCGATATGGTAGGGATTTGCGGCGCATCAGAAGGTGTGGCCAGAATTTCCGTTTTTTATCGAAATAATCCGCAGGAAACAGGTGGTTTGGCCAGAATTTGGGAGGGTTTTAACGCTGTTTTACCGTGATTTTCCATCACGAAAACACCGGTTTAGGCGTCAGGTGACAACTCGGACAGGTCGCTGATGTGTGTAACAGAGCCGCGAATAGCGGCCAGTGTGACCTGCGCCTCGGAGATGATGGCCCGTAACATGACATCGTCCAAAGATTTTTGGTCTACCGGCTCACCGTTGTTCTCCCTAACAATACGTGCTGCCTGTGCAAGCTCGGTGGCGCGCTTCAAAATGCCCACGATTTCATGATTCATGGCACCTACATCGTGCAGCTGCTTGACCAAATCGCCTAATTCCCCCATAGGCGCATTTTCCGGCGCGTTGCCGTACAGCAACCATTGCATATTCAGATCCGGGCATTTTTCAGCGACCAATTTTAGGTTGACGGTCTTCCGCGTTCTCCATGCGGACACAGAACTTC is part of the Ignavibacteriota bacterium genome and encodes:
- a CDS encoding helix-turn-helix domain-containing protein, with amino-acid sequence MSSPKLKNVDAVLSRLKSYLHVETDDDLAGFMGLARSSVSAWRTRKTVNLKLVAEKCPDLNMQWLLYGNAPENAPMGELGDLVKQLHDVGAMNHEIVGILKRATELAQAARIVRENNGEPVDQKSLDDVMLRAIISEAQVTLAAIRGSVTHISDLSELSPDA